The Kiritimatiellia bacterium genome includes a window with the following:
- a CDS encoding diguanylate cyclase, protein MPDWLTILGQTILVAGASFIVITLVASHLRYEFLVSRTGETRSASPAPPSAFEIQVAQRLSRARREKRPLMVVRFAFRNTDAVASQSEARGNGEVIARLADRLKRLVRSGDLVMPIDSGEIGAVLFAGRAGAGAALGRILREMSREPLTLNDGTEVHIEVAAGAAFYPEDGDRAADLCDRARQGLSASQAGGGGWSGAAGADGSGPESSGGGKNEERPSAMLDSLTGVIADARKESVLQKFVAMRRRAGGSASILVADVDMLRRYNAQYGREAGDELLREFARFLQRNTRETDLIARGREDQFIVALDCPPDVAIEVARRLWNAARRESFGARGLRLTVTIGVAGWPGHSGNARALLEEAQTALLVGKSRGRNQCVLFEEPMRKLHVASAPADVF, encoded by the coding sequence ATGCCGGATTGGTTGACCATCCTCGGCCAGACGATCCTTGTCGCCGGGGCCAGCTTCATCGTGATCACACTCGTTGCGAGCCATCTGCGCTACGAATTTCTGGTGAGCCGTACGGGAGAGACCCGTTCGGCATCGCCTGCTCCGCCGTCGGCCTTTGAGATCCAGGTGGCCCAGCGGCTCAGCCGGGCGCGACGCGAGAAGCGGCCCCTGATGGTGGTCCGGTTCGCGTTTCGAAATACGGACGCGGTGGCGTCGCAAAGCGAGGCGCGCGGGAACGGCGAGGTGATAGCCCGCCTTGCCGATCGCCTCAAGCGGTTGGTCCGGTCCGGCGACTTGGTCATGCCGATTGATAGCGGTGAAATTGGCGCAGTACTCTTTGCGGGCCGAGCGGGTGCCGGGGCCGCGTTGGGGAGGATTCTGCGGGAAATGTCGCGCGAGCCATTGACGCTGAATGACGGCACGGAGGTTCACATCGAAGTCGCGGCTGGCGCGGCCTTCTATCCGGAGGACGGGGACCGGGCTGCGGATTTGTGCGATCGCGCGCGGCAGGGCCTGTCCGCGTCGCAGGCGGGTGGCGGCGGGTGGAGCGGCGCGGCGGGCGCCGATGGATCGGGCCCTGAGTCAAGCGGGGGTGGAAAGAACGAGGAAAGGCCCTCCGCAATGCTGGATTCTCTGACAGGGGTGATTGCGGACGCGCGAAAGGAGAGCGTTCTGCAGAAATTTGTGGCGATGCGCCGACGGGCGGGCGGGTCGGCCTCGATCCTCGTTGCGGACGTGGATATGCTGCGCCGTTATAACGCGCAGTATGGCCGGGAAGCCGGCGATGAGCTATTGCGCGAATTCGCGCGTTTTTTGCAGCGAAACACGCGAGAGACCGACCTTATTGCGCGGGGCCGCGAGGATCAGTTTATCGTCGCCCTCGATTGCCCGCCCGATGTGGCTATCGAGGTCGCGCGGCGTTTGTGGAATGCGGCTCGGCGAGAATCCTTTGGCGCACGGGGATTGCGCCTGACGGTGACGATCGGCGTTGCGGGATGGCCGGGGCATAGCGGAAATGCTCGGGCGCTGCTGGAGGAAGCGCAGACTGCGCTGCTAGTGGGCAAAAGTCGGGGGAGGAACCAGTGCGTGCTTTTCGAGGAGCCGATGCGGAAATTGCATGTTGCGTCCGCTCCGGCGGATGTTTTCTGA
- a CDS encoding SdiA-regulated domain-containing protein, producing the protein MAGKKRFEFLRDPDFWSTAGLFALPLAVVGLLFVIAGPQLSEEYNKIARGGRPRTPARVVIPDALAPEVLPRLASIKSKELEQAVEEMAAEMEAVARDAEVQVVTGIVTRASVAPPPRPALPVPTFRTLVTAEGLKSPDGVAIDPRTGALYVADEAANRIVMINRRGRVRTVIETTTRLVDSSRGSPRRIAAIRNPEGLAMDGQGRLYVVEDRPGGRVIAIQMDEQGKPGAVEIISVPGNNTNIQWESIAVRDTGELLLAGSSAESAGSGGFFSGALVYRDLQGRWWVPVMRPMAGFSSIAFSKDGSFAIYTDEVNGTLGWIDLRARHLREGASRMTFQSPEGVCVLPDGRIVVAEEKGRLSLVDPEADRVDVIAEKLGPIESVAWDGAGGRLVVTSDGQGKVLQFIPDAAFPTHLDRMQRAVCQSEGAIRKVPPAAPDFLRPLLDLGGFSDAHLDDALAFDELTRRVPMLAADSRAILIHSRDDVVDPIMHVRFVALDPNSLRFDEPGYEFALSAVLLRTQSGQIYKTQISRTVVLSGNLWVGQFKNHGVFDVPVPFAYHAQPGPRGHAVIHFTGLGRSPDLSIALDPNNPDDSYMLVTHVNGSLEQYRLVTTRSESGSENWVISLPGRQPISWIQISGTPAEPTSAEQRL; encoded by the coding sequence ATGGCTGGGAAGAAACGATTCGAATTCCTGCGGGATCCGGATTTCTGGTCGACCGCGGGGCTTTTTGCGCTGCCGCTGGCTGTGGTGGGGTTGCTGTTCGTCATTGCGGGTCCTCAACTGTCCGAGGAATACAACAAAATAGCTCGCGGTGGACGTCCGCGCACGCCAGCCCGGGTCGTGATTCCCGACGCCCTTGCGCCAGAAGTTTTGCCGAGATTGGCCAGCATTAAGTCGAAGGAGCTTGAACAGGCTGTTGAGGAAATGGCCGCTGAAATGGAGGCCGTTGCCCGTGACGCCGAGGTGCAAGTGGTGACGGGGATTGTCACGCGGGCTTCTGTGGCCCCTCCACCGCGTCCGGCGCTGCCCGTGCCCACATTCCGTACCCTGGTGACCGCCGAGGGACTGAAGAGCCCGGATGGAGTAGCAATCGACCCGCGTACGGGCGCACTATACGTCGCGGACGAGGCGGCCAATCGAATCGTGATGATCAATCGACGCGGGCGAGTGAGGACGGTCATCGAAACGACCACTCGACTGGTTGATTCCTCCCGTGGCTCCCCCCGAAGGATCGCGGCGATCCGCAATCCGGAGGGCTTGGCCATGGACGGCCAGGGCCGCCTGTACGTTGTCGAGGACAGGCCCGGTGGACGGGTGATCGCGATCCAAATGGACGAACAAGGGAAACCGGGGGCGGTGGAAATCATTTCCGTACCCGGAAATAACACCAACATCCAATGGGAATCCATCGCCGTGCGAGATACCGGGGAGCTCTTGCTGGCAGGCTCATCCGCAGAGTCGGCCGGATCTGGCGGGTTTTTCAGCGGAGCGTTGGTTTATCGTGACCTTCAAGGTCGCTGGTGGGTGCCCGTCATGCGGCCAATGGCGGGTTTTTCCTCAATCGCGTTCTCAAAAGATGGATCATTCGCCATTTACACAGACGAGGTCAACGGGACCCTCGGATGGATCGATTTGCGGGCCCGTCATCTCCGCGAAGGAGCCAGTCGGATGACCTTTCAATCTCCGGAAGGCGTCTGCGTGCTCCCGGATGGACGGATTGTCGTGGCGGAGGAAAAAGGCCGTCTGAGTCTGGTCGACCCCGAGGCTGACCGTGTTGATGTCATTGCCGAGAAACTCGGCCCAATTGAGTCGGTGGCATGGGATGGAGCGGGAGGACGACTCGTGGTTACGTCAGACGGCCAAGGCAAGGTGCTGCAATTCATTCCGGACGCGGCCTTCCCCACCCACTTGGACCGGATGCAGCGCGCGGTTTGCCAATCCGAGGGGGCGATTCGCAAAGTGCCGCCTGCAGCGCCCGACTTTCTAAGGCCGCTATTGGATTTAGGCGGCTTCTCAGACGCCCACTTGGACGACGCCCTGGCGTTTGATGAGCTGACACGGCGCGTGCCCATGCTTGCTGCCGATTCGCGCGCGATCTTGATCCACAGCCGCGACGACGTGGTCGACCCGATCATGCACGTCCGGTTTGTCGCGCTCGACCCGAACAGCCTGCGATTTGACGAACCCGGCTATGAATTCGCTCTCAGCGCGGTTCTATTGAGGACTCAGTCGGGTCAAATTTACAAAACCCAGATCTCGCGAACCGTCGTGCTCAGTGGAAATTTGTGGGTGGGCCAGTTTAAGAATCACGGGGTTTTCGATGTCCCGGTTCCGTTTGCCTACCACGCGCAACCGGGACCGCGCGGCCACGCGGTCATCCATTTCACCGGGCTTGGCCGCTCGCCGGATCTGTCGATCGCTCTCGATCCAAACAACCCGGATGACAGTTACATGCTCGTAACTCACGTGAACGGCTCTCTGGAGCAGTATCGGCTGGTGACCACCCGATCCGAGTCCGGATCGGAAAATTGGGTCATTTCGTTGCCCGGCCGGCAACCGATCTCCTGGATACAAATCAGCGGGACGCCCGCCGAGCCGACGTCTGCCGAACAAAGGCTTTGA
- a CDS encoding agmatine deiminase family protein yields the protein MRLHYPAEWERHEATWIGWPHNSADWPGKFGPIPWAFAEMARHIAAGERLHIIVQDARHEAAARRVLRDTGVAEEAVRYFRWPTNRGWTRDLGPLFVRSGSKRARLAILDYTFNAWAKYPDWELDNAVAARAARAMKLPRIDVVHRGRRVVLEGGALDVNGRGTLITTEECLMDQEVQCRNPGFSKRDWAAVFERYFGAKNVLWFGRGIAGDDTHGHVDDLCRFVNPKTVVLVREKNPADENYRSLEENWERVRDMRLEDGSRLEAVALPMPDPLRFRGQRLPASYANFYICNSAVLVPTFNDANDRIALGILAELIPDRPVIGIHAVDLVWGLGAIHCLTREQPTLA from the coding sequence ATGCGTCTGCACTACCCGGCCGAGTGGGAGAGGCATGAAGCCACCTGGATCGGTTGGCCGCACAACAGCGCCGACTGGCCCGGAAAATTCGGACCGATCCCCTGGGCGTTTGCGGAGATGGCGCGGCATATCGCGGCAGGAGAGCGACTTCACATCATCGTGCAGGATGCGCGGCATGAGGCGGCGGCGCGCCGCGTGCTGCGCGACACTGGTGTTGCCGAGGAGGCGGTCCGATATTTCCGCTGGCCGACCAACCGCGGATGGACGCGCGATCTGGGTCCGCTTTTTGTCCGGTCGGGATCGAAAAGGGCGCGTTTGGCTATATTGGACTATACGTTCAACGCGTGGGCGAAATATCCGGATTGGGAGCTGGACAACGCGGTTGCCGCTCGAGCCGCGCGGGCGATGAAACTCCCGCGCATTGACGTCGTCCATCGCGGGCGGCGGGTCGTCCTGGAGGGTGGCGCTTTGGATGTCAACGGGCGGGGCACGCTGATCACTACGGAGGAATGCCTGATGGACCAGGAGGTCCAGTGCCGAAACCCAGGGTTTTCGAAGAGGGATTGGGCCGCCGTCTTTGAGCGCTATTTTGGTGCGAAAAATGTCTTGTGGTTCGGGCGGGGCATCGCCGGAGACGACACGCACGGGCACGTCGACGACCTCTGTCGGTTCGTCAACCCCAAAACGGTCGTTCTCGTTCGCGAAAAAAATCCCGCCGATGAGAACTACCGCTCCCTCGAGGAGAACTGGGAGCGCGTGCGGGATATGCGGCTGGAGGATGGGTCCCGGCTGGAGGCGGTTGCCCTGCCCATGCCCGATCCCCTTCGGTTCCGCGGACAACGTCTGCCGGCCAGCTACGCCAATTTTTACATTTGCAATTCCGCGGTATTGGTTCCGACCTTCAACGATGCCAACGACCGGATCGCGCTGGGCATCCTTGCCGAGCTCATCCCCGACCGACCGGTAATTGGCATCCACGCCGTGGATTTGGTGTGGGGGCTCGGCGCAATCCATTGTCTAACTCGCGAGCAGCCGACGCTGGCATAG
- the ugpC gene encoding sn-glycerol-3-phosphate ABC transporter ATP-binding protein UgpC: MAKVVLEHVWKIYPGGVVAVNDANLVIEDREFVVLVGPSGCGKSTTLRMVAGLEEISKGSIYIDGKKVNDVPPKNRDIAMVFQNYALYPHMTVYKNMAFGLKLRGYPKAEIDARVREAAEILGIQNLLDRKPKELSGGQRQRVAVGRAIVRKPKAFLFDEPLSNLDAKMRVQMRTEISKLHNRLASTMIYVTHDQVEAMTMGDKIVVMKDGFIQQVAPPLELYNNPANQFVAGFIGSPPMNFFKGRIEQKAGGLWFNEGRFSVRVDDLHAARVAPFAGREIVFGIRPEDVADARHAPSPNPDHVVKARVEVVEPMGAETYIYLNTGSHSFIARVGGSDQVQVDQDLQVAFTMRKGHFFHPETGVTVA, from the coding sequence ATGGCCAAGGTCGTTTTGGAACATGTTTGGAAGATTTACCCGGGCGGCGTCGTAGCCGTGAATGACGCGAACCTGGTCATCGAAGATCGGGAGTTTGTCGTCCTCGTCGGGCCCTCCGGCTGCGGGAAATCCACCACGCTGCGCATGGTGGCTGGGCTGGAGGAGATTTCGAAAGGCAGCATCTACATCGACGGCAAGAAGGTCAATGACGTGCCGCCAAAGAACCGCGACATCGCGATGGTGTTCCAGAACTACGCGTTGTACCCGCACATGACGGTCTACAAAAATATGGCATTTGGCCTGAAGCTGCGGGGCTACCCCAAGGCAGAAATTGACGCGCGCGTGCGCGAGGCAGCCGAAATCCTCGGCATCCAGAATCTCCTCGACCGAAAACCGAAAGAGCTTTCCGGCGGACAACGGCAGCGCGTCGCGGTCGGCCGCGCAATCGTGCGAAAGCCTAAGGCGTTTTTGTTCGACGAACCGCTGTCCAACCTCGACGCGAAGATGCGCGTGCAGATGCGGACCGAGATCAGCAAATTGCACAACCGGCTTGCTTCGACCATGATCTACGTGACGCACGATCAGGTCGAGGCGATGACGATGGGCGACAAGATCGTGGTGATGAAGGATGGCTTCATTCAGCAGGTGGCGCCGCCGCTCGAGTTGTACAACAACCCGGCCAATCAATTTGTGGCCGGATTTATTGGCAGTCCACCGATGAATTTCTTCAAGGGCCGCATCGAGCAGAAGGCGGGCGGCCTTTGGTTCAATGAGGGCCGGTTTTCCGTCCGCGTGGATGATTTGCACGCCGCGCGCGTCGCGCCGTTTGCGGGCCGAGAGATCGTGTTTGGAATTCGCCCAGAGGATGTCGCGGACGCGCGCCACGCGCCATCGCCCAATCCGGACCACGTCGTGAAAGCCCGGGTCGAGGTGGTCGAGCCGATGGGCGCGGAGACCTACATCTATTTGAACACGGGTTCGCACTCGTTTATCGCACGGGTGGGCGGTTCCGATCAGGTTCAAGTCGACCAGGACCTGCAGGTCGCCTTTACCATGCGAAAAGGGCATTTCTTCCACCCGGAAACGGGCGTGACGGTGGCCTGA
- a CDS encoding DUF4340 domain-containing protein — MRLSTLILLALVIALGLYIRFFEQHRDPTDRKREIARRVLRMNPARITIIRVTRPDLQVTLERRDDEWRLVSPVESRADAGAVTRLLDTIELLERGDVIRGREWRNKGMTLADFGLDDPRARIELRSAEKSWTLLVGRDTPVGGTMFIKDENDTSIFVVSTNLLADLPSTVDSLRDKRVFLGFPGDVTRLDLRRREGMLSLTKTDAGTWRMQQPWSGRAAPASVRDLLDQLFTARIVEFIAESFDAAPLYGLDEPSAQASVTGHRRYGEQTLLLGKSPPGDSNVVYATRAGEPRVFTVPRSLLDALQVRAESLRDRRALTFTSYEISSIRIEEGERAILLARDESSGAWELREPVRARADENRIQNALAEWTGLRIEAFIDGADTNYSAWGLAPPARRLVFSRRSSPAESASPRVSSEDDQVVLLSTHAPSNGLITALLAHEQSLIRIQASAAEALPFDPFIYRHPVVLSFDTTTVRILSLAVAHLEQSVLRDAPTNEFRSATQGAAPDPEQVRTALSTLASLRATRFVGPMSDLTVYGLDPPRATLTIGFEGELAPVRALLIGRDSEDGVFAALRGGDAIFVIPADVRDKLLKPLYKGSVLYKDSPVAPNPPEKDQAPFSNDD; from the coding sequence ATGCGACTCAGCACGCTCATTCTTCTGGCGCTCGTCATCGCCCTGGGCTTGTACATCCGCTTTTTTGAACAACACCGCGACCCGACCGACCGAAAACGGGAGATTGCACGCCGGGTGCTGCGCATGAACCCCGCACGCATCACGATCATCCGCGTCACGCGGCCGGATCTTCAGGTGACACTCGAACGCCGCGACGACGAGTGGCGCCTCGTGAGCCCCGTGGAGTCGCGCGCAGACGCGGGCGCGGTGACCCGACTGCTCGATACGATCGAATTGCTTGAGCGCGGCGACGTGATTCGGGGGCGGGAGTGGCGGAACAAGGGCATGACTCTCGCCGACTTCGGGCTGGACGACCCGCGGGCGCGCATCGAACTCCGCAGCGCGGAAAAATCATGGACGTTGCTAGTCGGCCGCGACACGCCGGTCGGCGGCACGATGTTCATCAAGGATGAAAACGATACATCTATTTTCGTCGTCTCGACCAATTTGCTCGCCGACCTGCCGTCCACCGTGGACAGCCTTCGCGATAAACGTGTCTTCCTCGGCTTCCCCGGCGATGTTACCCGCCTCGACCTTCGCCGGCGAGAGGGCATGTTGAGCCTTACCAAAACCGACGCCGGAACCTGGCGGATGCAGCAGCCGTGGAGCGGTCGCGCCGCGCCAGCCTCGGTCCGCGACCTCCTCGACCAGTTGTTCACGGCCCGAATTGTCGAATTCATCGCAGAATCTTTCGATGCGGCACCCCTCTACGGACTAGACGAGCCCTCGGCACAGGCATCCGTCACCGGCCACCGCCGTTACGGCGAGCAGACGCTCCTACTCGGGAAATCCCCGCCGGGCGACTCGAATGTGGTGTACGCCACTCGAGCCGGCGAGCCGCGCGTTTTCACCGTGCCCCGCTCGCTGCTCGATGCCCTGCAGGTTCGCGCGGAATCGCTGCGCGACCGGCGCGCGCTAACTTTTACCTCCTACGAAATTTCGTCGATCCGCATCGAGGAGGGCGAACGAGCGATTCTGCTCGCGCGCGATGAGTCCTCGGGAGCGTGGGAACTTCGCGAGCCGGTGAGGGCGCGGGCCGATGAGAACCGCATCCAGAACGCCCTCGCGGAATGGACCGGGCTTCGCATCGAAGCGTTCATCGACGGCGCCGATACTAATTACAGCGCCTGGGGGCTTGCTCCGCCGGCCCGCCGTCTGGTGTTCAGCCGCCGCAGCTCGCCGGCGGAGTCGGCGTCGCCCCGCGTATCTAGCGAAGACGATCAGGTCGTTCTGCTGTCTACCCATGCCCCGTCGAACGGCCTGATTACAGCCCTTCTGGCCCATGAGCAATCGCTCATCCGCATCCAGGCTTCAGCGGCCGAGGCGCTGCCGTTCGATCCGTTCATTTACCGGCACCCCGTTGTGTTGTCCTTCGACACGACCACCGTTCGAATTCTGTCCTTGGCCGTCGCCCATCTGGAACAATCAGTTCTCCGAGATGCGCCGACCAACGAATTCCGTTCAGCAACTCAGGGTGCGGCGCCGGACCCCGAACAAGTACGAACCGCGCTTTCAACGCTCGCATCCCTTCGCGCGACTCGGTTTGTGGGCCCGATGTCCGACCTTACGGTGTATGGACTGGACCCGCCGCGCGCGACCCTTACGATTGGCTTCGAGGGGGAACTGGCCCCCGTGCGAGCGCTTCTGATCGGCCGCGATTCGGAGGACGGAGTCTTCGCTGCGCTTCGTGGCGGTGATGCCATATTTGTCATCCCTGCCGATGTGCGGGACAAGTTGCTGAAACCATTGTATAAAGGATCTGTGTTGTACAAGGACTCCCCGGTTGCTCCAAATCCGCCCGAAAAAGACCAAGCCCCATTCTCAAACGACGACTAG
- a CDS encoding L,D-transpeptidase encodes MPWNLQTMEKMHRPGSALLRVSVRRQRLELWLGGRRVKTYRISTAANGVGGRENSFQTPPGLHRVVRWIGAGRPAGAVFKSRRFTGEVVPPTKWRDPAGPERILTRILRLRGCEPGVNAGPGCDSYSRYIYIHGTNREQDLGRPASRGCIRMGNRDVIDLFNRTRGRPTWCVIES; translated from the coding sequence ATGCCATGGAATTTACAGACCATGGAAAAAATGCACCGGCCGGGCTCGGCCCTGCTGCGCGTGAGCGTGCGCCGGCAGCGCCTGGAACTCTGGCTAGGTGGGCGCCGCGTGAAGACTTACCGCATATCCACCGCGGCCAACGGCGTCGGCGGTCGGGAAAACAGCTTCCAGACGCCGCCGGGCCTGCACCGCGTGGTCCGGTGGATCGGCGCGGGACGCCCCGCGGGGGCTGTATTCAAGTCGAGGCGGTTCACCGGCGAGGTGGTTCCGCCGACGAAATGGCGGGATCCGGCCGGTCCCGAGCGAATCTTGACGCGGATTCTGCGTCTGCGGGGGTGCGAGCCGGGCGTCAATGCCGGTCCGGGGTGCGACAGCTATTCGCGATACATTTACATTCACGGGACGAACCGCGAACAGGATCTTGGGCGCCCCGCGTCCCGCGGGTGCATCCGGATGGGGAACCGGGACGTGATCGACCTTTTCAACCGGACGCGGGGCCGGCCCACGTGGTGTGTGATCGAGTCATAG
- a CDS encoding carbon-nitrogen hydrolase, whose amino-acid sequence MKRTIALVQMRCSTKPEENVRRAAEFVAEAGARGAHIVCLPELYRTPYFCQVEDASLFDLAEPVDGPSAAALGEVARKAGVTVIAPIFERRAPGLFHNSALVIRPDGGAPGLYRKMHIPDDPCFYEKYYFAPGDLGFLAHDTPAGRIGVLICWDQWYPEAARLTALSGAEILFYPTAIGWHPHEKEKYGAAQRDAWQTIQRAHAIANGVFVAAVNRIGHEKPNPQAAGLEFWGSSFVCDPFGVMLAEAPIDQEAVLLAEIDTARIEEVRRNWPFLRDRRIDAFGEILKRYRD is encoded by the coding sequence ATGAAACGGACGATTGCCCTCGTTCAAATGCGGTGTTCGACAAAGCCGGAGGAGAATGTCCGGCGGGCGGCGGAATTCGTCGCCGAAGCCGGGGCGCGGGGTGCGCACATCGTGTGCCTGCCGGAACTGTACAGGACACCTTACTTCTGCCAGGTTGAAGATGCGTCGCTGTTTGACCTCGCGGAGCCGGTGGACGGTCCGTCGGCCGCCGCGCTCGGTGAGGTGGCGCGAAAGGCCGGTGTGACCGTCATCGCGCCAATCTTTGAGCGGCGCGCGCCCGGTCTCTTCCACAATAGTGCGCTGGTGATCCGGCCGGACGGCGGCGCGCCGGGCCTGTATCGGAAGATGCACATCCCGGACGACCCCTGCTTCTATGAGAAGTATTATTTTGCGCCCGGCGATCTCGGCTTCTTGGCACACGACACGCCGGCGGGACGGATCGGGGTGCTCATCTGCTGGGACCAATGGTATCCCGAGGCCGCGCGCCTGACGGCACTGAGCGGAGCGGAGATTCTGTTTTACCCGACCGCCATCGGCTGGCACCCGCATGAGAAGGAGAAATACGGTGCGGCGCAGCGCGACGCGTGGCAGACCATCCAGCGCGCCCATGCGATTGCGAACGGCGTGTTCGTGGCCGCGGTCAACCGGATTGGACACGAGAAGCCCAACCCGCAGGCGGCCGGCCTCGAATTCTGGGGCTCGTCGTTCGTTTGTGACCCGTTCGGCGTGATGTTGGCTGAAGCGCCGATTGATCAGGAGGCGGTTCTGCTGGCTGAGATCGACACGGCGCGGATCGAAGAGGTCCGCCGGAACTGGCCGTTTCTGCGCGACCGGCGAATCGACGCTTTCGGGGAAATTTTAAAGCGGTATCGGGATTGA
- a CDS encoding pyridoxine 5'-phosphate synthase, translated as MIQLGVNIDHVATLRQVRKTPYPDPVEAARLCRDAGAHGITVHLREDRRHIQDNDVERLARERVLPLNLEMANSPDVLAVALKVRPDEACLVPERRQELTTEGGLDARGLKDQLAPTIGALKEAGVKVSLFIAADPAQIEAAAALGAPVIELHTGEYCDAVTAGDQAAAERELERLIKAADFAHKAGLQVNAGHGINLQNVAGILRIPHLHMLNIGHSIVSRAVFVGLHEAVAEMIRAIRAAA; from the coding sequence ATGATCCAACTGGGCGTCAACATCGATCACGTCGCGACCCTTCGACAGGTTCGGAAAACACCGTATCCTGATCCGGTGGAGGCTGCGCGGCTTTGTAGGGATGCGGGGGCGCACGGGATCACGGTTCACCTAAGAGAGGACCGGCGCCATATTCAGGACAACGACGTCGAGCGCCTGGCGCGCGAGCGGGTTCTGCCGCTCAACCTGGAAATGGCGAATTCGCCTGATGTGCTCGCGGTTGCGCTCAAGGTAAGGCCGGACGAGGCGTGCCTCGTTCCGGAGCGGCGTCAGGAGTTAACCACAGAAGGAGGATTGGACGCCCGCGGCCTCAAAGACCAGCTCGCGCCGACCATCGGCGCGCTGAAAGAGGCCGGCGTCAAGGTCAGCTTGTTCATCGCTGCGGATCCTGCTCAGATCGAGGCTGCCGCAGCGCTCGGCGCACCGGTGATCGAATTGCACACCGGCGAATATTGCGATGCAGTCACGGCCGGCGATCAGGCGGCCGCCGAACGGGAACTGGAACGTCTTATCAAGGCAGCCGATTTTGCCCATAAGGCCGGGCTGCAGGTCAATGCAGGGCACGGAATCAATTTGCAAAATGTGGCGGGGATTCTGCGCATTCCCCATCTGCACATGCTCAACATCGGGCACAGCATTGTCTCGCGCGCCGTGTTTGTCGGCCTGCACGAGGCAGTTGCGGAAATGATCCGCGCCATTCGGGCAGCGGCGTGA
- a CDS encoding GldG family protein, whose amino-acid sequence MKRERENLSADQRGGVGRRIALGLNAGAAVALAAALVVMVNYLSHRHYVRSDISRSQFYTLSDKTRSLLASLTSAVDVVVFFQPDHPSLEDVINLLKEYQHISPHIRVDRVDPHRDIGRTEALVRQYDINAINLVIFSSLGRTKVVNGEDLVEMDFSDVLAGESPRPSSFRGEQLFTSAIHSLTQERPPVVYFLRGHGERDINDRDPYTGYSAIAQHARRDNIEVRDLLLSETRQIPADASALVIPGPTKNLAEAEIDLIRAWLNNSGRLMILLDNGPTAGLRPLIEEWGIRLQDGAAVDPLRSLTGLDIFVSDYGIHPITKGLRDIATVFYLPRAVEPEALSGDTPQPVDRPRVTVLARTSPDSWAESDLEQRPMRFDAARDRRGPISIAVAAERGAAPHLEMSLRPSRLVVFGDTDFLSNGAQSSGNADFFLSALNWLLEREALMAISPKPIEEIRLVMTREQVSRVFWFTTVILPGLIAAAGAGVWWQRRT is encoded by the coding sequence ATGAAGCGCGAAAGGGAGAATTTGTCCGCTGACCAGCGCGGCGGTGTCGGGCGCCGAATTGCCCTGGGTTTGAACGCTGGCGCCGCCGTCGCCCTCGCAGCCGCCCTTGTCGTGATGGTCAACTATCTGTCGCATCGTCACTATGTTCGAAGCGACATCAGCCGGAGCCAGTTTTACACCTTGTCCGACAAGACCCGTAGTTTGCTTGCTTCGCTGACCTCTGCCGTGGATGTGGTCGTTTTTTTCCAACCGGACCACCCCTCGCTCGAGGACGTCATCAATCTCCTGAAGGAATATCAGCACATTTCGCCGCATATTCGCGTCGATCGAGTCGACCCGCATCGGGATATCGGTCGCACCGAAGCGCTTGTCCGCCAATATGACATAAATGCGATCAACCTCGTGATTTTTTCATCCCTCGGCCGCACGAAGGTCGTGAATGGAGAGGATCTCGTAGAAATGGATTTTTCCGATGTCCTTGCCGGCGAATCGCCCCGCCCGTCCTCCTTCCGCGGCGAGCAACTCTTCACCTCCGCGATTCATAGCCTCACCCAGGAGCGTCCCCCTGTGGTCTACTTCCTGCGCGGGCACGGGGAGCGAGACATCAACGACCGCGATCCTTACACGGGATACTCCGCGATCGCCCAGCACGCCCGGCGCGATAACATTGAGGTGCGCGACCTCCTGCTCAGCGAAACGCGACAGATCCCGGCCGATGCCAGCGCGCTTGTCATCCCCGGCCCCACAAAAAATCTCGCCGAAGCCGAGATCGACCTCATCCGCGCCTGGCTCAACAACAGCGGCCGGCTGATGATTCTGCTCGATAACGGGCCGACCGCCGGATTGCGGCCGCTAATCGAAGAATGGGGCATCCGGCTTCAGGATGGCGCCGCAGTCGACCCCTTGCGCTCGCTTACGGGACTCGACATCTTCGTGAGTGACTACGGCATTCATCCGATCACCAAGGGGCTACGCGATATTGCCACAGTTTTCTACCTCCCCCGCGCGGTGGAGCCTGAGGCGCTATCCGGAGACACGCCCCAGCCCGTCGACCGCCCCCGAGTCACCGTCCTCGCGCGCACGTCGCCGGACAGTTGGGCGGAGAGCGATCTCGAACAGCGGCCGATGCGTTTCGATGCCGCTCGGGATCGGCGAGGCCCCATTTCAATTGCCGTGGCCGCCGAGCGCGGCGCAGCTCCCCACTTGGAGATGAGCCTGCGTCCATCTCGACTGGTCGTCTTCGGGGACACGGATTTTCTCTCAAACGGCGCGCAAAGCAGCGGGAATGCGGATTTCTTCCTGAGCGCGCTGAACTGGCTGCTGGAACGGGAGGCGCTGATGGCAATCTCCCCAAAACCCATCGAGGAAATCCGCCTGGTCATGACGCGGGAGCAGGTCTCGCGTGTCTTCTGGTTTACGACAGTGATCCTGCCCGGCCTGATTGCTGCGGCCGGCGCCGGGGTCTGGTGGCAACGGCGCACCTGA